One Gammaproteobacteria bacterium DNA window includes the following coding sequences:
- a CDS encoding phosphoribosylglycinamide formyltransferase — translation MSPTKAVPLPIVVLISGNGTNLQALIDARQRGELPVDIKTVISNRPGAPGLERARRAGIPTAVIDHKHYPDRDSFDRALQQEIDRHHPALVVLAGFMRILTPAFVNHYRGRMLNIHPSLLPAFRGLNTHQRALEAGVSKHGASVHFVTSELDGGPVVAQRKVPVHPDDDAVTLSARVQQVEHKLYPEVIRWFAEGRLELRGTQVFLNGQLLQ, via the coding sequence ATGAGCCCCACGAAAGCCGTCCCCCTGCCCATAGTGGTGCTGATCTCCGGTAACGGCACCAACCTGCAGGCCCTCATCGATGCCCGCCAGCGGGGCGAGCTGCCGGTGGACATCAAAACGGTCATCAGCAACCGGCCCGGGGCCCCGGGCCTGGAGCGGGCCCGCCGGGCAGGCATCCCCACGGCTGTGATTGACCACAAACACTATCCCGACCGGGACAGCTTCGACCGCGCCCTGCAACAGGAAATCGACCGCCATCACCCCGCTTTGGTGGTGCTGGCCGGTTTCATGCGCATCCTCACCCCGGCCTTCGTGAACCATTACCGCGGCCGCATGCTCAACATTCACCCGTCCCTGCTGCCCGCCTTCCGTGGTTTGAACACCCACCAACGGGCCCTGGAGGCAGGAGTCAGCAAGCACGGCGCCAGTGTGCACTTTGTCACCAGCGAGCTGGACGGCGGTCCGGTCGTCGCCCAACGGAAAGTGCCCGTTCATCCCGACGACGATGCCGTCACCCTTTCAGCCCGTGTTCAGCAAGTGGAACATAAACTCTATCCCGAAGTCATCCGCTGGTTTGCCGAAGGCAGGCTGGAATTGCGCGGAACACAGGTATTCCTGAACGGTCAGCTCTTGCAATAA